The nucleotide sequence AGACGCATTCGTAAACGTAGCAACAAGAAGGCCGTCAACGTCCACGGGATTTTCTTTTGAAATGATTTTCCGGATGATCCGTTCGACAAGCACCGCTGTTTTTCCTGAGCCGGCAGCTGCAGCAACCAGTATGTCCTGTCCGCTTGAGACAATGGCTTTCCACTGGTCATCTGTCCACTGGCTGTCTGCTGGTTTTTGCAGCATCATGATTCCTCCCTTCCCGCTTCGTTCTGAAGCCGTTTTAAAATCACATCATTCTTGTCATCTTTCAGAACACGGTACTGATTTTCAGAAAGCGACTGGTCAAACTGGCAGACCGATTTGAATGAACAGAAGGTACACGGTACTTTATCCTTCAGCTTGTAAGGAGAAATGTCCGTTTTCCCGTTCGTAATGTCCGTTCCGATCGATTGAAAAACGGATCTGACATGGCCTCTGAGCAGATCAAATTCGGCTTCGCTTGCAATGGCGGAATCTGACCTGAATCCGCCGTCTTTCTTAAGGCCTGCCGAGACGATTTTTGAGAGGCCGGATTCAAGTGTCTGATCCATCAGCCTTACAGCTTCCTCATCTCCAAGAAGCAGGCCTTTCATTTTAAACTTTTTGAAAATCTCTTCATCGATTTTATCCTGCGGCAGCATGGCTGAAGACTGGATCATCGGATCATGCACATGGAAATAGAGAACACCGGCAGGAGTCGCTTCGACACCAAGCCATGATTTTGAATGAGTAATGATGACGTCAAGATACGTCAGCATCTGCAGAGCGAGTCCGTAGTACACTTCCGATAAATTCAGCGTCTTATCACTTGATTTAAAATCAACAATCCTGAGAAGAACGCCTTTTGAACTTTCTGCTTTATCAACCCTGTCAATCCGGCCGACAAGCTCCATTGTGCATCCATTTTCAAGCTTAAAGCGGATTGGCGGCAGCGGGCCGCCTTTTCCGAATCCAAGCTCAAGGCCTGCGGGGGCAAAGCCGCTTGCCCTGGCATGCTCGCTCAAGATGGAGGATGCCCTCGTAATGATGGTGACGAGCTTTCTCTTTAAATAATGATGCCTGTTTGAGCTCAGCAGAATTTCGCGCTGAAGCCGCGGCGCCAGTGTTTCGACAGCATCATGGGAAAGACGGGAGCACTGATCTAAAGACAGGTCCTTCCAGCCGATTTTCAGCTGCTGCATCCGGTCTGAAATCAGTTTAAGCGCAGAGTGGAACAGCTGTCCGATATCAGGAGCCTCAAGACGGAACTGCTGCCTGTCCTTTAATTTCAGGCCGTGGGAAGCATAGTGGGAAAACGCACAGGCTTTGAACATTTCCATCCGGGACACACTTCCCTGAATGTGCTCTCCGTAAAGCTCTCTGCTGATTCCTTTTTCAAGTGTTTCTGCTTCATTCCGGTAAAACAGGCTTCCTGTCACTTTTGACAGCGCAGACCGCTCCTCTTTTTCTGCAAAATGTGTATAGGCATCCCACCAGATCGGGCTGATCGGATAGCTTCTTTTCCAGTTTTGAAGCTGAGATGTTAAGTAAGAAAGAGTGACCTCCTCATTTACGATAAAGGAAAGCTGTTCCTCTTCTGGAAGCTCTTCCGGCTCATTGATAAAAATCTCAGTTTTGATATCAGGAAATAAATCTCTTAATCGTTTCACGATGATGGAAGGCAGCATCGCCTTTCCTTCCTCATCTGCGAGAGGATACGAGATATACAGCTCGCGGGATGCACTTGAGAGGGCCATGTACAAAACAAAGGTTTCATCAAGCAGCTGCTCCCTTGCAGTCGGGGCAAGTTCAATGCCCTGATGATGAAGGGAGATGCGGTCTTCCTCCGTCAGCACGCCTTCTTCCATCGGTCTTGCAGGCAGTACACCGTCATTTGCTCCTGCAACAAACGCAACGCTCACATTCAGCAGCCTTGAACGTTCCAGGCTTGCAATCACTACCTGGTCCATCGCAGGCGGTACAAGAGCAAACTTCATGGCTTCAAGCCCGGTGTCAATCATATCCGCGAACAGACTGCGTGATACACGGTGTTCATTCATCATCTCGGCAAATTCATCAAGCATTCCGATGACCGCGCTCCACACCTGAGCATGCTCTCTCGCCTCAACGAGTCTCCCCGCTTCCTCTGCTTCCGCTCTCATCTGTTCGAGTTTATATGGAATATGGAGTTCTTCGAGGAATAGATAAAGAGCCTCTGCCATACCGGATGCATCTTTCGCACGCTTCATCCGTTCACCGAGCGTCTGGATCGGCGGTACAACGATGTCTTTCAGCTCATTAATCATCTCTTCCGTTTCATTTTCTTCATCTGTTCTGACGTATTCATCATCAAGAGAATAATAGCGGCGGTAGACAAACCGTTCACCGTTCGTCCATTTGCTGCCCTGAACGCCGTAGGAAAGAACATAGTTTTCAAACTGGTCCATTTTTTCTCTCATGCTGCGCTTATCCGTTTCAGCAGGGAACAGGAGCTCGGTTTTAACCGCCCTGAAAACAGCCTCATAACGCCAGCCCCCATTCAGCACTTCAAGAGCCGAGCGAATCAATTCTATGACCGGATGATTCAGCATCGATCTCTTTTGATCGATGAAAAAAGGAATCTCGTAATCTTTGAATACCTGTTCGATGACATCCTGATAGTCTCCGATATTCCGGATCAAAACAGCAAGGTCCTTATACCGGTAGCCATCATCCATGACAAATCCTCTTATTTTTCTGGCAATGCCCTCAATTTCCGCCCTTCGTGAGGAAGCTTGTGCAAGCACGGCATTTGTCTCTCCCTCATAAGGCTTCACCGGTCGTGACTCAAGGAAGCGCTCCAGATGGGCAAGGGACGGCCGCTCTGCAAAACGGGGCATTTCGTTCAGCACCGTCACATCCTCGATTTCGGCACCGTTATCCGCGGCAAGAACAGAAAGCCTGTGATAGGTCATGCCTGTCATCCTGAAAAGATGCAGTTCATGAGGCAGATGTTCATGAAACGGCTTGTCTGCTGTCAGCGCAATCGTTACACTCTTTGCATGTTTCATTAACGCGCCGATCACCATGTATTCCTGAGGCGTAAAGCTGTGAAAACCATCGAGGTAAATATCCGCCTTCTGAATATAGGATGAATCCTGAATTTTTTCAGCCAGAAGACGCAGATAATCCTCTGAATCGACGTATGTGCCGCTCAGTTCCTTTTCCATCTGCTTATACAGCAGAACAACGTCATGAAGTTTGTCAGCGAGCGCCTGCTCCTGTCTCGTGGCGTTGACTGACATCCCGTTTATCTTCTCTTCCATCTCCTGCGGCGTGAGGCAATAGCGTTTAAGCTCCGTAATCATCGCTTCCATATGATCAATAAAACCGCTTTTGCCGCTTGCTTTTGCAAAGAGCCTGAAGTCCTGCTTGTGCTGCTCAATCAGCTTTCTCAGCATCATCTGAATGCCTGTCCCGGTTATATGATAGCGGCTGATCCCGCCTGTTTCCTGAAGAATTCTCCACGCAAGACGGCTGAAGCTGAACGTCTGCGCCCTCATCATGCCGCCAAGCCCTGGCGTTTTGGCAAGCTCATATTCTATGCCGAATGTCATCTGATCGGGCACAAGATAGACAACCGGATCCCCTTCAGGCTTCCTGAAAAGCTCTGAACGGATTTCATTCAGCATGCGGTGTGTTTTTCCGCTTCCCGATCTTCCCAAAATAAACTTGACACCCACCGTCAGAACCCCTTTCTATGTAAAAAAAGGCATACGATCATACGCCTTTCTGTTCCGTTTCACTCTCTTTTTTCTATCTCTCTATTTTACTTGAAAACAATAGGGAATGCCATTCTCCCGGGACTTCCAAGTTTTGCAGAAGCCCCGTGACCGCTGTGCCGGCACATGCATAGGCTGTTTTTAAAGGAGGCAGTCTGATGAAAAAAATCCATCTGCTCTCGGCCTTTTTTCTCGTGACGGCCGTTATGGTCGCAAGCAGCATCTATGTCCTTATTCCCCTGTATGCATCTATATCGGAGGATACGGGCCTTTCCTTCAATGAAGCCGTTCTCGGCAGCACCTTTTTTACATTCTTTTATGCGGCCGGCCTTTTCACGTTCGGTCCGCTCACAGAAAAAGCCGGAAAGAAAAACGTCCTGATCGGAGGCTTTGCCATCGCGATTGCAGCAACCGCCATGCTCGCGTTTTCCTCATCCGCCACATTTATTCCGCTCAGATCCCTGCAGGGTTTTTGCCTCGGCTGCTTTGCGCCCGTTGCCTATGCCTATTGCTTTGAATCGTTCAGGGAAAAAGAGGCAACCATGCTCATCTCCCTGATTAATATGGGATTTTTAATGTCCGGCATGATCGGGCAGCTGATCAGCTCAGTCATAGCCATTTCGTATGACTGGAGAACGGTCTTTCTCTTTTTCGCCGTCGCCTATGCCCTGCTTACAGGATGTCTGGCATGGCTGATAGACGGCAGGAAAAAAAACACCGAGCCAAAGAGCCTGATCTCCTCGTTCCGGTCCATTTTCCGTAATGGGAAGCTTGTTCTGTGCTATATTTTGACGTTTGCCATGCTGATGTCATTTGTCTCCTATTATGAGGGGTTTCACCGTGCCTATTCGGGGATTGTCTCTGAAGAAGTCCTGTTCTGGTGCAAAGCAGCAGGACTTGCCGGGGCGCTGTTTTCCTTGTTCAGCGTAAAGTGGATCGGAAGGTTCGGGAAAACAGCTGCTGTCAGGTACGCCATGCTGTTGATCATTCTGGCTTTTCTGCTGAACTATGCAAGCGGAAGCCTCTTCATGTCCGCCGCTTTATCTGTCCTGTTCACTGCCTCTCTTTCCATTTGTATACCGGCGGTTATTTCCATGATCGGAGAGGCTGCGGGAAGAGACAGGGCAACAGCCGTCTCACTGTATTCCTGTATTTTGCTCACAGGTGCAAGCATAGGGCCTTTGCTTGCGGGAGTTCTGTCTTTTCAAAGCATGCTGCTTGGGTTCTCGGTGTTTTACGGGATTGCTGCTGCGGTTACTTTATTTGAATCAGGGAATCAAAAAAGTGCACGATGATCATGATCGTGCACTTTTACTGAGGTATTCCCTATTCTTTTGAAGCCTTGCCAATCACATAATCTGTGCTGATCAGGCCAAACTGTCTGCTGTCCCTGCTGGCAAGACGGTTGTCACCCATAACGAAAAGACAGCCTTCGGGAATTGTTTTTTTTCCCGTAATCTCCTCAAGCGTGAAATTGCCAGTCAGTTTTCCTATGCTCATGTCTTTTTTCACCGGATTCAGATAAGGTTCTTTCACTGCTTTTCCGTTAATGTAAAGCTTATCGTTCTTATATTCCAGCTCATCTCCAGGCAGACCGATAATTCTCTTGATGTAGGCCTCTTTTTCCCCTGGAGGCTGAAAGACAACAATATCAAATCGTTTCAGGTCAAAAAGCCGGTGGTTTACTTTATTAATAGACAGAAGGTGGCCCGCTGTCAGAGTAGGCTGCATCGAAACCCCTTCCACCCTGTAGTCGACAAACAGAAGATTTTTTATAGTAAGTATGAGCAAAAAGGTGATGACGGCAGACATAAACCAGTATCTTTTTCCCATCTTTACTCCCCCGTAAAAAAATTAGTGGCTTCGTTTCCTCTCAAGCATTCTGACATTCAGCCTCTTTTCCACCTGCTTGCCAATCAGCCAGAGCAGAAAAATAACAACCGCAGCGATGAGCGTTCTTTCAGGCTGCGTGATGATGGCACGCAGGTCATATCCAATAAAGCTGACCAGGAAAATCATCACGAGCTTTCCGGACATCACAGCAAGACAGAACTGCCAGATGCTGACCTTCGACAGGCCGGCCACCACATTGACGGCAGCAGACGGTGTAAATGGAAAGCACAGCAGGATAAACAAAGGTCCGAAACCATGTCTCTCAATCCAGCCCATCATTTTCTGCACCGATTGATGACGGCTTATAAATCTGAAAAACCGCTCCTGCCCGTACTTTCTTACAAGAAAAAACAGGATGAGCGCCCCGAGACAGCTTCCAATCCAGGAATACAAGAAGCCGAACCATAACCCGTATGAATTGGCATTCGCCACAATAAACACAACCAGAGGCAAAAACGGAAGAAATGCCTCGAGCAAAGGAAGCCCAATGCCAAGCAGCGGTCCAAACGATCTGTAATCCTTAAAGAATTCCATCATTCTTTCAATTGTAAAATAATCCATTATTGCCTGAAGTTCCATCCTGCAAGCTCCTTCTATCTTTCTCTATGCTCATATTCTACACGTTTGTGCAAAGACTTTAAACATGGAGCATTTTTTCAGGAACTGCCTGCATAAAAGCAGCTTGCATTTCGTATACTGATAAAGTAAAATAAAACCGAACATACGTTCCTTTTATCATGTTAAAGCGAGGTTTTTGCGATGACAAGAATTCCCTCAGACCTGCGAGATGCCATTGAGATGTCCATCTACCTCCCCATGACCATCTCCATCTTCAGCAGGGATCTGTTAATCATTGAAAAAAGTCCATTCAAGCTGCAGCAGCCCTATTTGAACCTCGTGGAGGAATCACTGAAGCTTGCACAGAAAGACCTTGCTGCAGTGCGCCGCGAGCTGAAAAAAAACAGCATCAAAGTAAGTGAAGTGAAAAGGGATGAAGCTTTTACGATGTATTCCTTTATCTTCAGAGGCTACGAAGAGCAGCACAACTATTTTAATCCAAGAATACGCAATAAGGTATGCGAGCTGATGGAAGAATATTTGTTTAAAGCGGTAAAAGCCTGATTAGTGTTTGTTGAGTTCACGGATAATCTGTTCGTAAATGAAATTTGTCTGCTTTTCCTTTGGAAACATCAGCATATTCATTTTGCGGTGCTCCTCTTCAATTCTTGCCGTAATAATGGTTCGCAGCTGAGCTGTTCTGTAAAGCTGATTTTCAAATGACGAAGAGGAAATCGGTATGGTTTCAATCAGTCCGTTCGTAAACATCACTTCTGTATTGTCAAAATCCGAAGCCGTATAATGCTGGATATGGGCGTGCGATATCCAGGCGCACTGACTCCTGGTTGAGGCCAGTGTAGGAAAAAAGAACATATAGTTTCCGGGGTCAATGACAATCG is from Bacillus sp. FSL H8-0547 and encodes:
- the addB gene encoding helicase-exonuclease AddAB subunit AddB is translated as MGVKFILGRSGSGKTHRMLNEIRSELFRKPEGDPVVYLVPDQMTFGIEYELAKTPGLGGMMRAQTFSFSRLAWRILQETGGISRYHITGTGIQMMLRKLIEQHKQDFRLFAKASGKSGFIDHMEAMITELKRYCLTPQEMEEKINGMSVNATRQEQALADKLHDVVLLYKQMEKELSGTYVDSEDYLRLLAEKIQDSSYIQKADIYLDGFHSFTPQEYMVIGALMKHAKSVTIALTADKPFHEHLPHELHLFRMTGMTYHRLSVLAADNGAEIEDVTVLNEMPRFAERPSLAHLERFLESRPVKPYEGETNAVLAQASSRRAEIEGIARKIRGFVMDDGYRYKDLAVLIRNIGDYQDVIEQVFKDYEIPFFIDQKRSMLNHPVIELIRSALEVLNGGWRYEAVFRAVKTELLFPAETDKRSMREKMDQFENYVLSYGVQGSKWTNGERFVYRRYYSLDDEYVRTDEENETEEMINELKDIVVPPIQTLGERMKRAKDASGMAEALYLFLEELHIPYKLEQMRAEAEEAGRLVEAREHAQVWSAVIGMLDEFAEMMNEHRVSRSLFADMIDTGLEAMKFALVPPAMDQVVIASLERSRLLNVSVAFVAGANDGVLPARPMEEGVLTEEDRISLHHQGIELAPTAREQLLDETFVLYMALSSASRELYISYPLADEEGKAMLPSIIVKRLRDLFPDIKTEIFINEPEELPEEEQLSFIVNEEVTLSYLTSQLQNWKRSYPISPIWWDAYTHFAEKEERSALSKVTGSLFYRNEAETLEKGISRELYGEHIQGSVSRMEMFKACAFSHYASHGLKLKDRQQFRLEAPDIGQLFHSALKLISDRMQQLKIGWKDLSLDQCSRLSHDAVETLAPRLQREILLSSNRHHYLKRKLVTIITRASSILSEHARASGFAPAGLELGFGKGGPLPPIRFKLENGCTMELVGRIDRVDKAESSKGVLLRIVDFKSSDKTLNLSEVYYGLALQMLTYLDVIITHSKSWLGVEATPAGVLYFHVHDPMIQSSAMLPQDKIDEEIFKKFKMKGLLLGDEEAVRLMDQTLESGLSKIVSAGLKKDGGFRSDSAIASEAEFDLLRGHVRSVFQSIGTDITNGKTDISPYKLKDKVPCTFCSFKSVCQFDQSLSENQYRVLKDDKNDVILKRLQNEAGREES
- a CDS encoding MFS transporter, translating into MKKIHLLSAFFLVTAVMVASSIYVLIPLYASISEDTGLSFNEAVLGSTFFTFFYAAGLFTFGPLTEKAGKKNVLIGGFAIAIAATAMLAFSSSATFIPLRSLQGFCLGCFAPVAYAYCFESFREKEATMLISLINMGFLMSGMIGQLISSVIAISYDWRTVFLFFAVAYALLTGCLAWLIDGRKKNTEPKSLISSFRSIFRNGKLVLCYILTFAMLMSFVSYYEGFHRAYSGIVSEEVLFWCKAAGLAGALFSLFSVKWIGRFGKTAAVRYAMLLIILAFLLNYASGSLFMSAALSVLFTASLSICIPAVISMIGEAAGRDRATAVSLYSCILLTGASIGPLLAGVLSFQSMLLGFSVFYGIAAAVTLFESGNQKSAR
- the lepB gene encoding signal peptidase I, which gives rise to MGKRYWFMSAVITFLLILTIKNLLFVDYRVEGVSMQPTLTAGHLLSINKVNHRLFDLKRFDIVVFQPPGEKEAYIKRIIGLPGDELEYKNDKLYINGKAVKEPYLNPVKKDMSIGKLTGNFTLEEITGKKTIPEGCLFVMGDNRLASRDSRQFGLISTDYVIGKASKE
- a CDS encoding TVP38/TMEM64 family protein, with protein sequence MELQAIMDYFTIERMMEFFKDYRSFGPLLGIGLPLLEAFLPFLPLVVFIVANANSYGLWFGFLYSWIGSCLGALILFFLVRKYGQERFFRFISRHQSVQKMMGWIERHGFGPLFILLCFPFTPSAAVNVVAGLSKVSIWQFCLAVMSGKLVMIFLVSFIGYDLRAIITQPERTLIAAVVIFLLWLIGKQVEKRLNVRMLERKRSH
- a CDS encoding competence protein ComK; this encodes MENMFMKDYIANRFTMAILPDPHMGKLYSRVIETEKEIAVKLSPQEIVSKSCMYFGSSYEGRKAGTRDLMGITHKPPIVIDPGNYMFFFPTLASTRSQCAWISHAHIQHYTASDFDNTEVMFTNGLIETIPISSSSFENQLYRTAQLRTIITARIEEEHRKMNMLMFPKEKQTNFIYEQIIRELNKH